The DNA region CGGGGCGCGCACAAGGTGTTCGGGGCAGATCTGGCCATATTCATTCGGGCTCTGGACGGGTGGGGGCTCACCGGTGTGCTTCCAGGAATCTCGAGGATCCAGCAATTCCATTTTGCGAACGCCATTGTGAACGCGACGTTGGAAATCGTCGTCACATTCGGCATCCATGATCGTCATGTGCCAACCTGCACTTCTGGCGCGAGCAGATCGAGTTCTCGTACCCTTGCTGGAGCCTCGTTGACCGCTTTGGCCTCTGGGAATGCCGGAACGTCGAGTCGGAGGTTGGGGCGATCATCGCTTACAAAAGTCCGTCCCAGCCGGGTGTCCGTAAAGAAGCTAACGATCAAGCGGTAATGTGAACCCTCAACTCCGAATGCGACAGTTTGGGCGAAAGATCGGTTGGGAAGGCGTGGGCGAGCGAGCATACGAGTGTCTCAGCGAACACGATTGCGATGCTTTGCCGCTTCAGCGTTGTGAGCGCGGCGCTCCGCTTCCTCTTTGAGCCGGCGTTCGATGTAAAATTCAATACTTCGCCATGTAATCTTGCGAGATGAGCCTTCCAGATAGCTTTCAAGCAAGCCCGAGTTCAGGAGCTCGTATGTCTTGGCGCGACCGATTTTGAGCGCTGCCATCGTCTCATTCACGCTAGCAACAATGCTGTTCTGGCCTAGCTCGAAGCGAAACGCAGGATCTGCGGATTGATTGAATGGCATTTTTGTTCCTGGCTGTTCGTGAGGAAGCAAGTGAACAGCAGGACTACATCGAGTTTTCTGAATTGTAGGCCGGGAAGGCCGGAAATGGGCCGGAAATGTCAGGTTGACTTAGCCTCATAAGCCTCGATCCCACGAGCAGCCAGCTTTTGCAGCACGCTTTTTGACGGGCTTTTCCTTAGTTTATTGTAGAAAAACTGCGCGATCCGCTCTTCCAAATCAGCGCGCGTCCTCCATCCCTTTTTCTTACCTGGGCCAAAGCGGCCATGAGTTTTGAAGAGGCGTTGAACCTCGTCGTTGACGAGGTCCTGATCATACACCGGCTTTCTTCCTGACGAGACTTTGAGGAGAGATTGTCGTAGTGCGTGCAGGCTCCACGCGCGGCGCTGTTCGGGACCAGTTCCTGATCCGGCTAGCCAATCAGTGACGCGGTAAAGGCGCCAATGGTCGCAGGGAATTTCCTCAAAACCTGATCGCGGATCGTCGAGCCGCCCAAAGAGCCTATAATTACCTTCAACGACCGAGGCCGCGAATTGGTCGATCATGGAGTGCCAAATTGCAGAGACCGATTTAAAGACGAGTGCCGCCACGAGGGCGTTCTCGGGTAGGTTCTCCGCCTTTAGCAACTCCCAAGGCGGAAGCTGTATGGCTCCGCCATTGCGGAAGCTGACCTTAAATGTTCGAGAGGCGCTGTCTACGTCGACTGAAACAGGTGCATTCGTCCATCGATAGTCAAGCGAAAACCGCCTTTGATTCGGGGACAGCTCGCTGAACTCTAAGAAAACGGCGTCGGCCACAGATCGCCATTTTGGATCGGGCCGGGCGCGCAAAGCTTCTCTGGTAGTTTTGATCATAGGCTAGTTGTCAGCACAATTCGTCCGGATGTGCCACACCGTAACCATCTCGGCGATACAGACGCCGCGTTCACGCGGGGCGGCGTCCTCTGACGTACGAAATTTCTGCTTAAAGCAGTACTCAAGCAGGGCTCAAGCAGCCTATGTCCGCATCGATTGACCGCAAAAGGGCGGCATGCGGCGTGGCTGTGGACCTCATCCGTGTCGCCAGAAAGCCGCGTGCCATGGCACAGTTGGCAATTCATCAACGTGGCACAACGACTGCGGACTAGAATTTAGCCCTACTAATGCGATGTATTCGAAGATTTCCGTCGCGGTGCAGCTCAAGGCTGACAGTGTGAGCCGTGCCAAGCCGAAATTCGATCGTACGTCCCGCTTCTATGATGTCAGTGGTACCGCCGAATAAGTTGGGCTCTCCGCACCATAGTTCTCCGCTCGCTGCCTTAAGCTTGAAGATTCCTGGAGGAACTGTCGTCACGAGTCGATCACCGCTGCGAATAAACCATGAGATGACCGGAGCATCCGTCCGAGCATCGGTCAGCTTGACGAAATACTGCGAGCCGTTCGGGGCCTCAACAAAGAACGGTACGGTTCGCTCTATGCTGGAGTAGCGTGCAAAGATCCCCGTGCCTGGGGCGGGTTGGGGCGCGCAAGAGATCGTCATTGACGCGGCGTCAATTAGGCTTTCCTTGTTTGTCCATGCAATCGCGAGCGCGATGGCGGTAACAATGAAGGTCCGGGGGAAGCGATAGAGCGGGCGGAGAGTTCTTATCCAGATTGGTTCGGGCAGAGGCTTGCCGCACTTTCCACACGAAGGCAGCTTTCTAACCGAGAACTGCGAGACGCGGTTCCGGGTTTCGCAGTGCCGACAAACAACTTCGTTGCTCATTTTCTTCTATTTCTCGCGAGAGCGAACTCCCGAAGCCGCTCAAGGGCAGCAATCGCCAGACGAGGGGTTGATTGGTCTGCGTTGTGTGTCAGCACGGTGAAGTTTGTGGCACACGCGTCTGGGTCGGGTAATTGATGGCGCGCGGTGCCACAGATCCGCTGGCACAGTTAGTCGTTTGGCACAGACGGAATGACGCGGGCGCTGGCACAGACACCTGCGAC from Bradyrhizobium sp. B124 includes:
- a CDS encoding DNA-binding protein, with protein sequence MPFNQSADPAFRFELGQNSIVASVNETMAALKIGRAKTYELLNSGLLESYLEGSSRKITWRSIEFYIERRLKEEAERRAHNAEAAKHRNRVR